CTTGGGGTGATGAGGCCTTCGAACGCGCGCGGCGGGAAAACAAGCCGGTGTTTCTCTCCATCGGCTATTCAACCTGCCACTGGTGCCATGTCATGGCCCATGAGTCCTTTGAGGATCGACAGGTCGCGGACGCTCTCAACCCCCATTTCATATGCATCAAGGTCGACCGCGAGGAACGCCCGGATATCGACAACACCTACATGACGGTCTGCCAGATGCTCACCGGCAGCGGCGGCTGGCCCCTGACCCTGCTGCTCACCCCGGAACGCCAGCCCTTCTTCGCCGCTACCTACCTGCCGAAAGACTCCCGCGGCGGCATGATGGGCCTGCTTGATCTGGCGCGCAAGGTGACCGAACTCTGGCAGACGGAGCGCAGCCGCATCGATCAGACCGGCGCGCAGATTCGCGAATCTCTGCTGCGCCTCGAACAAACAGCTGCAAAGAGCGCCACCCTCGACGCCCAGAGCTTGCGCGCCGCGCGTGATCATTTCCTGCAATCCTTCGATCGCCACCATGCCGGTTTCGGCAGCGCACCAAAATTTCCCACACCGCACAACCTCTCGCTGCTGCTGCGCATTGGCCAGCGCTTTGCGGATCAGCAGGCGCAGGTCATGGCCTTGCAAACCTTGCAGCAGATGCGCCTGGGTGGCCTCTTCGACCAGATCGGCTTCGGCCTGCACCGCTACTCCGTCGACGCGCGCTGGCTGGTGCCGCATTTCGAAAAGATGCTCTACGATCAAGCGCTTGCCACCCTTGCCTACCTCGACGCCTGGCAAGCCACCGGCGAGAACTTCTACGGGCAGGTCGCCCAGGAAATCCTCGACTACCTGGTGCGCGACCTCAAGCACCCCGAAGGTGCTTTTTGTTGCGGCGAGGATGCGGATTCGGAAGGGGAAGAAGGCACCTTCTACGTGTGGACGCCGGAACAGATCCGATCGGTGCTCGGCAAGGAGCAGGGCGATATTCTATGCCACATCTACGGCGTCACCGAATCGGGCAACTTTGAAGGCAAAAACATCCTGCACCTGGAGCGCGATGTCGCGGAACTGGCGAAAGAGACCGCAACGCCCCCTGAGCAGCTGGGCGCCCTGCTCGGCGAGGCGCGCCATAAATTGCTCGCCGCCCGCGCCCGACGCATTCGCCCCCACCGCGACGACAAAATACTCACGGGCTGGAACGGCCTGGCCATCGCCGCTCTCGCCCGCGCCGCAGCGCTGCTCGACCAACCGGCGCTCATCACCCATGCCGCCAAGGCCGCCGATTTCATTCTCGAGCAACTGCGCACTGCAGAAGGTCGGCTGCTACGCCGTTACCGCGCCGGCGACGCCGCCATCCCCGCCTTTCTCGAAGACTACAGCTTCTTTATCTTCGGCCTCACCGAACTGCACCAGGCAGGCTTCGACAACCGCTACCTGGCCACGGCTTTGGATCTGAGCCGCGGCATGTTGCACCTGTTCAGCGATGCCCAGGGCGATCTCTACGACACCGGTGACGATGCCGAAACCATCATCACCCGCGGCCGCAGCCGCCACGATGGAGCGGTCCCCGCCGGCAGCTCCCTGGCCGTCCTCAATCTGCTGCGCCTCGGACGCCTGTCAGGCGATGCACAGCTTGAACAACGCGGAGAAGATCTGCTCGCCCGGCTGCTGCCTGCTGCCATCCAGAACCCCCAGGCCTTCAGCCAATTGCTCATCGCTCTTGATTACGCCCTCGGCCCGCGCGAAGAGGTGGTCATCGCCCTGCCCGATGCCGACGCCCGCCCGACGGAAATGCTCAAGGTTTTGCGCCAGAAACTGCGCCCGCGCACCCTGGTTCTGCTGCGCCGCCCCGACGATGCGGTTCTCGAACACCTCGCCGCCCCGGTCCGCGACAAGCAGGTCGTCGATGGCCGGATCACCGCCTGGCTGTGCCGCGATCAGAGCTGCCAGGCGCCGGTGACCTCGGCGGAGGAACTGGAGAAAATGCTGGCGGGGTGATAGCGCACTCAGACCTTTTGGCCGCAAACTCAACAAGTCATCCAAACGTAGGTTTGACCCCGGCAGAAATCACCTGGTTCAGGCCATCGGCGGCGCGCGCCCACTAGAAGGGAGTGGAAATTTTCACCAGTGAGGCGACCGCGCTCTGCCCCCTGGCGTTGTGCAGCCGAGTGAATGTCAGAGTTTTAGCCCCGGGCGTGTCGGGGCTACGCTTGATGCCCATAGGGTCCACGGTCAGGCGCAGAGGTTCAGACCAGAGGTGAGCCTCGGGCCTGCTTAAAACGTCGACGACCAGTTTGAAGTGCGTGCGGTCTGCTTTGGTATCGCAACCGAGCTTTTCAAGTTCGCTTTCAATTTCGTCAGCTTGCTTCCGCAGCACTGAGCAGTCCATGGGCGTTGACAATGCCGAGACGGAAAATCCGCGTGTAGCACGCTCCGAAACCCGTGCTTTGGCTTGGAGCAGGGTGCGGCGGCGCTCCAGCCCGGCACGTTTGTCGCGATGCATGGCAATGCGGTTAAGGGCGATTTGCAGCAGATGGTTGTAGGCGCGCTGCCTCAGGAGGCAGAGAGTTTCTTCCGCCTCCCAAGTCGGATCGAGCAAGCGATGGTTGCTGAAATCGACGGCGACCTGAGGCACGTCCTTGAGAAGGATGTTGCCCTGCGATGCGGTGCCGAATGTAGATTGTTCCCTATAGTCCATAAGCAGCAGAGCATAGATGGAACGGGGCTCGCCACCACCGGGGCTCCGTAACGCGGCCAGGATGGCATCTTGCTCAAAAACGCGCGTCATGTGCTCTGCCGAGGCAAAAAAGAGTTTAAGCCGTGAATCCTGGCCGAACGCGGCACGATCCACCCTGATCGGTTCTTCAAGGCCGTCGACCAGCGCCATCACCTGATCCAGGGCTTTAATAACCACAGGCCTGAGCTTTCTTCGATAGCCTGCAACGCCCCGCAAACAAGAGTCGGTTTCGTCCACGGCCTGCTCGATGGCGGCTCTGACCAAAGATTCAGGATAAGGCCCTGTGTGATTTCTGCGAAAGATGGATTGAAGCATCCCCAACATGGGTTTTTCTCCTTTAGCCTAAAGAAAAAATTTAGTCCTGTGCGCTGTCCGAACGAATCGCGCAGGGGATTTCTTCGTCCGTAACCACAAGAGCTATGTTCAAGCAACCTTCATGCCTCGGGGACCCCATCCCGTTGTTGAAATGTTGAGGAAAGATTGGTAGATTCTGTCTGCACCTACACCCCCTCTATTTTTTCCCAGAGGGCCCGCAAACCTTTCAATTGCGTTAGCCTGACACCCGCTTTCTTGGACTCCAGAATATTAAAAGTGGATTGGACTTATGATAGAAGTGGTAAAACCCTTTGCAGAGTGGTGTGCGGGGATCGTTGAAATCTTAGGAATCGCAATGATCACCTTGTCTGCTCTGTATTCCATCGGATGGGGCATTGCTCAACGGATTAAGACGGGAGACGACCAAAGTGCATTGCTCATTTGGCAGAAAATCCGTCAGCGCATGGGCCGCGGCATCCTGCTCGGCCTGGAATTTCTGATTGCCGCCGACATTATTCATACGGTTGCCGTTGAGTTTACCTTTGAAGCGATCGGTGTCCTTGCACTCATTGTGCTCATTCGAACCTTCCTCAGTTTCACTCTCGAGCTGGAAATTGAGGGCCGCTGGCCCTGGCAGAAACGCGAGTGAGGCAATAGGTTTTAAGCGGAGATTCCCAGAAAACGTCCGCCCTGTTCTGCTTTTCAGCGACTCTACCCTCGGCCCAAGTTGTCCGTCCCATGGCTGATGGGCCGGACATATCATTCAGGAGTGTCCGCCGGCAGACCTTATCCCCGCTGTTCCCGAATTTTTTTGAGGCCACCAATGCAGCAAAAACCCTCTATCAGCAGTGACAGCGGCGCCAAAATCGGACGGATCTGTGAGCGCCCCTCCTGGGTATTCCCTGTGGCCCTGCTGACCAGGGCGGCGCATCAACTCGGGGCGGCGGTCGTTCTGGCGGCGTACCTGCTCGATGCCATTCCGGGGCCACCGATGGCCTACCTGGTGCTGGCTCTGGTCAGCGGCGGAGCACTGCTGGTCACAGAAGGGATGCAGCATCGCCAGATTTTCCGGGAACTGGTGGGAATCATCACCCTGCTGAAAGTCCTCATCTTCGGGGCGGCGTATCATGGTTTTCTGCCGTTGCAGGAAACAACCCTTCTGGCCTTCGTCATGGCCTCGATCGCGGCCCATGCCCCCAAGAAAATCCGGCACAGACTGCTCCTCTAGTGTCCCGTGTGGTTAGTCGTGTCAAATAATTCTGAGGTATTTTTGGTGCTGTCAAGGCGTCGCCAACGCAGGCCTAGCCGTACGCTAAGTCAAGTTGGCGCAACGCAGGNGTCGTGTCAAATAATTCTGAGGTATTTTTGGTGCTGTCAAGGCGTCGCCAACGCAGGCCTAGCCGTACGCTAAGTCAAGTTGGCGCAACGCAGGCAGCGCCAAAAAGAGCCAGAATTAGAAGGCAGGATTAACCGCACGGGGCACTGATACCTCTCGCCGCAAAATTGCCTTTCCCGCCCCTCTCCACCACGTCAGCGCGCGCAGACCGACAAAACAGTTGATCAGATGCTGGGGCCTGAAAAATCAGCCCCCTTCTTGACATCTAGCGGCAATATTTCAGAATTGCCTCTGGCACTGTCGCGCCATCTCGCGGTCCAGGCATTTACCAACAGCTTTTGGATTGCCGGCGGGGACAAAAGGAGGATTGAGGATGTTGCGCAAATTGATTGGTGGAGCTTTAGCCCTTCTGGTCCTGGGAGGTCTGCTTTTTTACACCTTCCGCTATCAGTGGCCGGGGGAAGGTCAGCCGGGGTTGACCATGGCCGACGGCGATCCGCGGCAGGGGCGCCAGGCAATCCTCACTTACGGCTGCGCAAGCTGTCATGTGATTCCCAACGTTCGTCAGGCGACCGGACGGGTGGGTCCCAAGCTGGAAGACATTGGGCGTCAGATCTATCTTGCCGGCGTTCTGCCCAACTCGCCTGACAACATG
The nucleotide sequence above comes from Geoalkalibacter ferrihydriticus DSM 17813. Encoded proteins:
- a CDS encoding thioredoxin domain-containing protein, whose amino-acid sequence is MQADHPQDLVTRLSQIDQSRLPADGGPEFNRLIFEKSPYLLQHAENPLDWYPWGDEAFERARRENKPVFLSIGYSTCHWCHVMAHESFEDRQVADALNPHFICIKVDREERPDIDNTYMTVCQMLTGSGGWPLTLLLTPERQPFFAATYLPKDSRGGMMGLLDLARKVTELWQTERSRIDQTGAQIRESLLRLEQTAAKSATLDAQSLRAARDHFLQSFDRHHAGFGSAPKFPTPHNLSLLLRIGQRFADQQAQVMALQTLQQMRLGGLFDQIGFGLHRYSVDARWLVPHFEKMLYDQALATLAYLDAWQATGENFYGQVAQEILDYLVRDLKHPEGAFCCGEDADSEGEEGTFYVWTPEQIRSVLGKEQGDILCHIYGVTESGNFEGKNILHLERDVAELAKETATPPEQLGALLGEARHKLLAARARRIRPHRDDKILTGWNGLAIAALARAAALLDQPALITHAAKAADFILEQLRTAEGRLLRRYRAGDAAIPAFLEDYSFFIFGLTELHQAGFDNRYLATALDLSRGMLHLFSDAQGDLYDTGDDAETIITRGRSRHDGAVPAGSSLAVLNLLRLGRLSGDAQLEQRGEDLLARLLPAAIQNPQAFSQLLIALDYALGPREEVVIALPDADARPTEMLKVLRQKLRPRTLVLLRRPDDAVLEHLAAPVRDKQVVDGRITAWLCRDQSCQAPVTSAEELEKMLAG
- a CDS encoding DUF1622 domain-containing protein → MIEVVKPFAEWCAGIVEILGIAMITLSALYSIGWGIAQRIKTGDDQSALLIWQKIRQRMGRGILLGLEFLIAADIIHTVAVEFTFEAIGVLALIVLIRTFLSFTLELEIEGRWPWQKRE
- a CDS encoding c-type cytochrome, translated to MLRKLIGGALALLVLGGLLFYTFRYQWPGEGQPGLTMADGDPRQGRQAILTYGCASCHVIPNVRQATGRVGPKLEDIGRQIYLAGVLPNSPDNMIAWIMNPREISPRTAMPDLDVSAQDARDMAAHLYGQRPGRKKDHGHADARENGVHHSRQP